The following is a genomic window from bacterium.
CGATCAGGATCCGTCGTCCGGCGCGCGCCGCCGGCCGACGCTCGTCCGCGTCGCTCCGCTCCATCGCGGTCAGGCGCCGCGGAGCGCGGCCGCGGCGCGCTCGGCGACGAGCGCGGCGAAGCGGCGATGGAGGGGCGCGGCGTTCTCGCCCGGCACGGTCATCTGCACCAGACGCGCCCCAGCCGTCGCGGGCGCGGCGTCGAGATCGTCGGGCGCCGCGGCGACGAGGCGCGGGACGCCGAACGCCGCGGCCAAGGCGTCGAAGTCGACGCGCGGCGGCGTCAGGAACAGGCGCTCGAACTCCGCGGGACGCGCCTCGGGTTCGGCGATCGGCAGCAGCTCGAAGAGCCGCCCGCCGCCGTTGTCGGCGAAGGCGACGTCGAGCCGCCCGCCCGCCGCGGCCGCGACCGCCAGGCCGCCGCAGTCGTGGAGCAGCGAGACGTCGCCGCAGAGCAGCGTCGTCGGCCGCGCCGCGGCCGCCGCGGCGCCGGCGGCGCCGGAAACGAGCCCGTCGATGCCGTTGGCGCCCTTCTGCGCGAGGACGTCGAGCGGCGGCGCCGCGTCGCCGGGGCAGAAGAGATCGACCTCGCGCACGGAGAGGCTGTTGCCGAGGAAGAGCAGCGATCCCGCGGGGCGGGTCGCGAGCAGGCGGCGCAGCAGGCGCGGCCCGGCGGCGGCGTCGCCGGCGAGGATCTCGTCGAGCGCGGCGCGCGACGCGCCGTCGGCCGCGCTCCACGCCTCGCCCCACGCCTCGTCCGCCGGCTCGTCTTCCGCGAAGGCGGCGGCGAGGAGGTCGAGCGTCGGCGCGAGGTCGCCGTCGATGAACCCGGCGACGCTGTTCGACGGATCGCTCCAGCCGCGCGCGCCGATCACCCAGCGCTCCAACTCCGGCTCGCGCTCGAGCAGCGAGGCGTAGCCCTTCGAGGTCGGCGGGGCGCCGATCTCGAGGACGAACTCGGGACGGAGCGCGTCGAGACGCGCCGCGCGGAGCAGCGGGTCGAAGAGATCGACGCGCGGCGCGCGCCCGGCGCCGCCGCGTTCCGCTTCGCGGCGTTCTTCTTCGCCGCGCCCGCAATCGCCGCTCCCTGCCGCGCGCGTCGCCCCGCCGTCGAAGCGGAACTGACTCGTCGCCTCGGCGAGGACGGGGAAGCCGGCGGCGTGCGCGAGGCGCGCCAGCGCGTCGCGCGCG
Proteins encoded in this region:
- a CDS encoding thiamine pyrophosphate-dependent enzyme, with translation ARDALARLAHAAGFPVLAEATSQFRFDGGATRAAGSGDCGRGEEERREAERGGAGRAPRVDLFDPLLRAARLDALRPEFVLEIGAPPTSKGYASLLEREPELERWVIGARGWSDPSNSVAGFIDGDLAPTLDLLAAAFAEDEPADEAWGEAWSAADGASRAALDEILAGDAAAGPRLLRRLLATRPAGSLLFLGNSLSVREVDLFCPGDAAPPLDVLAQKGANGIDGLVSGAAGAAAAAARPTTLLCGDVSLLHDCGGLAVAAAAGGRLDVAFADNGGGRLFELLPIAEPEARPAEFERLFLTPPRVDFDALAAAFGVPRLVAAAPDDLDAAPATAGARLVQMTVPGENAAPLHRRFAALVAERAAAALRGA